AAACCCTGAGGTGGACAGACTTTCCTGTGTTTATGACAATGATTTTGTGCAAGATATGATGAGGCCAGCCAGAGCTCAGCAGTACCAGAACAATGCAACAGCCCCCCGAAGACAAGGCGAAATGCAGCTGCAGGCAAAGGTGCAGTAAATGCaactaataaaaaaattatGTAGTGCTTCACAACAGACCGTCACTTGTATTGAGTATAAAACCCACGAACATACTATGTGTATAACAGACTGAGCCGGCATAGACCTTAACAGAAGGAACCAACTTCCAAATTAAATTTATAGCTTTTTGTgccattgtttgttttctctctacACATTGAGCATCATTTTCAAGCCATTTTCTGCAGTTGCTTTTATTGCGTAAGCCCTGACAAATAATCTTTTCCACAGAGTCTGGACTGCAGCGAGGATACCTATCTAAATTGCTGATAAGAGGacgcctgctgctgctctcacaaAGTAGGCTCCTTGCAGTAGTTTCCCCACTTATGTGCAATGcataaagcaaacaaacaaccgCCACATTTATGTACTGCATTGTTTCCTTTTCTACAGTTTGTCAGACTTAAGCATGACTACTTATGTCCATGTATTTAGACTTTAATGTATTGACTTGAGTTTTGCAAAAGAACTTGAACACAGTGGTGCCTGTTACATCGACAGACATTGAGCTATCCATGTTTATTTCCTGTTGCAGTGATAACTGATACTAATGTGAATAGACTGACAGGAAGGAACTCAAAATTCAAGCTGCTCCCAAGCAACAGATAACAGATCTACTGTAGAGTTAGACTACATGTGCAGCTATTCTGTTGATGAAACCGCTGATGCCTGATATTGCTCTCTAGTATTGACGCCACACTGGACTTGAACTCAAGACGCACGTACTTACTTGAATGTCTATGTGGAGCAATAATTTGTTTATCCGAAATGATGACCTGTTCTCTGAGCTTGTGGCGTGGGCGTAACTTCAAATAAATGCAGGCTCATTGGTTGATGAAATCCAAACCTAATTATCATGTCAGAGTTTATTCCTGAAGAGATGTAGTGGGAGGAGGTCCTTCAGTTAGATGCCCATTATGAAAGTCAACACGAGTTCCAGTTTTGCATTTTAGTTCATATTAAACAATTGCTGACTGCTCATTGCTCCACACAGAGTGGGTGTCACACTTTTTACTCTCTACTTCCGgcttatgacattttatatcagcTCATCTTTGAACTCACAAGTAATAAACTGGTGATGAACTTTGCTGAAAGGCACAGGAAGGCAAACAACACGGAGctctaatatttatttttttgttttttttctgaaaacatcagcTCTTAGGTaagtgaatatttttatttgtctaaTCAAACATTACAGATCCTTTTTGCTGTTGAAATTCCACACCTGGTGTTTGGAGTCTGGCTCGTTTGTTTTGAAATCCTGTGTCATAAAAAGCCATTTATTAGccaactttatttatttgcacatatgaAAGATAGCTGCAAACAAATGAGAAATTAACAGTATCTACAGATTACTAAGAGAAAGGTAAAGATGCTGATTTGACGTCTTCAGAATCTGTCATGTGTTTGACCAGATACCTTGAAAAAGTTGCTGATGCAGACAAACCTATAAATGCTGACACAAACTGATTATGTCGTTGATGTCTAGTGACTTTTACCTACAGAACTCACTGCCAGTTCATACCTCTCAATCAGTTGGGATTGACAGCAGGtccctgttgtgtttttgctgatGCGGCTGTTTACATTTAGGTGACTGggactttaaaggggaacaccaccaaATTtcagaattccaatatgttatttccatggcctatcaatatttgtgaacatttgctactctctctcaaagctcGAAACCAGAGAATTAAgtttcaaacttgtgatgtcatagggtacaaagtctggagctgctccacagtcaatgaatgggagcctgattctGTGGACTCAcagagtgtttgttttctttttcataccCAAATGAGTACCCATTCATACACAAAATTctactgtagtgttctcagtcctgaaacaggaaatgtaccaATATAGGCAGATCTCCCCGTTCCTCTCAGTGATCATCGTTGCACACACAATATATGACAGTTTCTGCCCTTACTCCGAAAAAGACAGTATTCCTACTAAGGTGttcacatggctaatgaaagtgactattccactaatattactgtttacatacaacCATGCATTCTCAAATGAATGTGCCCTactgatatccaagtctttgaTAATGTTTAATATGGGTGCGTTTCTTCTTCTGACCAAAAATGGGGGAGTTTCTTTAGGGCACTCACTTCTACACCATCTTCCAAACTGTTAGTGAGttggttggtttgtgtacaatgcatccatgacaatgcacagagctgactgtcAACAGGCAACAGGATGTGTTTTGCAAACTGCAATAAACACATCATTTGTGACGCATATTCTGAATGTGCTGTGTCCacagaatgctcctaaaacctgagTAATACCGACGTGTCTCACATATCATAGTTGGAAAATGCTACATtctgaatatgctgtttacatgacccatatcaaattcagaatattgtcataatattgtgatactagtatgcatgtaaatgtagtcagtgtcatctataacatctcTCCcaatttgttgttgaaggagcAGCTCAGGACTTTGCACCCAATGACGTTAAAACTTAGTACActagcttttggatttgggaaagagttgttcatgtttaccaAGAGTGTGGGGCTGTCTCAGACTTTAGGAATAACGTATGAATTTTAAAGTGGGTGTATTTCCCTTTAAGATAATGTGATCGCTCAAACATGTTCTATATTTTCCCATATTCTCTGTTTGTTATATATCAGAAACAAGCTGGGTGTTTATTTGGACCAAATCATGTACACAGACATAACCATAACCATTGTCCCTGCTATAAAAAGAATCTGTGATTTTTAACCACCTGTTTCTGTGACTTTGGAAAGTCTGACTGGTGTTTGTTTACTTCATTTGGTTTAGGTTAATAATGGAGCCAGCAGTGAGGAGTGAGGTCATTCTCTCAGTTTACATAATTTCCTTCCTCATAGGCCTGCCATCCAACCTCCTGTCTCTGTACGCCTTCAGCGTTAAGATCAACTCCAAGCCCCTGCCAACAGACATCCTGCTTCTCAACCTGACTGTCTCTGACCTGCTCTTTCTGATCATCCTTCCTCTCAAGATGTACGAGGCAGCGTCAGGCATGGAATGGCACTTGCCCAGCTTCCTGTGCTCCATCACCTCCTTCACCTTCTTCTCCACAATCTACACCAGCTCCTTGCTGCTGATGGCGGTCAGTGTGGTCCGCTACATCGGGGTAGCTTTCCCTGTCACTTATCACCAGCTGCTCAAACCTGTGTATGCAATAGTTACCAGTGCTGTTATTTGGTTGATCTCAGCAGCACACTGCAGCATCACTTTCATTATCCAGCACCACCCATCCCTGTCCAGCAAAAACTCCAGTGTGTGCTATGAGAACTTCACTGAGAAACAGCTGAAGGTCCTCCTCCCTGTTCGTTTAGAGTTTTTCTTCGTGCTGTGCCTCACACCTCTTCTGatctgtgtttactgctacatGCACTGCATCTTGATCTTGTACAGTCGCCCCAGGATATCCCGGATGCAGAAACAGAAGGCCATTGGTATGGCCATGGGGACTCTAGCTGTGTTTCTCATTTGTGTGCTGCCATACAATTTCTCCCATTTACTGGGTTACTTCATGAATGAGAGCCCAAAATGGAGGTACTACACTTTGCTACTCAGCACCTTCAACACCTGTATTGATCCCATTATCTTCTACTATTCCTCCTCCGCTTTCCACTGCAATAGTAAAAAGTCAATTTTCAGGAAGCACGTAGTCACTGTTCCAGGATTACAAAAGCAGCCCACGAGCTCTGGCTAAGTGTAAAATGCACTTTCtatacaaaatgtacatatATAGCATCAATGTTATTATTGTAATGTATATTATAGGTATTActataacttttcttttttcattattattttttttgcacagtcacttgcactagatgtgctcaCTTTAATCCAGTGCTCATTTTTATTCACTGCTTATTATTATCCACTtctcatcattattattattatttatcgcCATTAATTGTATTTTGGTCCtttattttgcatgcctagtttttagttttaaatttttt
This DNA window, taken from Epinephelus moara isolate mb chromosome 6, YSFRI_EMoa_1.0, whole genome shotgun sequence, encodes the following:
- the LOC126392496 gene encoding free fatty acid receptor 2-like, translated to MEPAVRSEVILSVYIISFLIGLPSNLLSLYAFSVKINSKPLPTDILLLNLTVSDLLFLIILPLKMYEAASGMEWHLPSFLCSITSFTFFSTIYTSSLLLMAVSVVRYIGVAFPVTYHQLLKPVYAIVTSAVIWLISAAHCSITFIIQHHPSLSSKNSSVCYENFTEKQLKVLLPVRLEFFFVLCLTPLLICVYCYMHCILILYSRPRISRMQKQKAIGMAMGTLAVFLICVLPYNFSHLLGYFMNESPKWRYYTLLLSTFNTCIDPIIFYYSSSAFHCNSKKSIFRKHVVTVPGLQKQPTSSG